DNA from Pseudomonas mendocina:
TTCTGTCCGCCGAAGCCGATGCGCCCCGGCGTATAGCTGCGTTGCACCTCGTAGAGGATATCGCGCGCAACCCCTTGGGCCACGCTGGCACCGCAGTAACGCTCGATCAGGTAGATGTAGAGGTCGCAGGCCGAGGTGACGCCACCGGCGCAATACAGGTTGTCGGCGTCGGACAGGTGCTTATCCTGATTCAACTGCACCTTGGGGAAGCGTTCGGCGAATTCGCGGAAGAAGCGCCAGTAGGTGGTCGCTTCCTTGCCGTCTAGCAGGCCGGCCTCGGCCATCCAGAACACGCCAGTGGCTTCGCCACAAATCGCCGTGCCTGCAGCATGGCGGCTACTTAGCCAATCCAGCACCTGCGGGTAGCGCTTGCACAGAGCGTCGAAGTCGTCCCAGAAGGCGGGCAGGATGATCACGTCGCAGGTATCAAGGCCGCCATCCACTGGCAGGCGCACATTACTGAAACTGTTCACGGGGAGGCCGTCCGGGCTGACCAGATGAATCTCGAACGGTGGCTCAAAACCCAGCCCCTGCTGCTTGGCATAACGAATGCCGGCCATGTGGAAGAAGTCCTTGGCCTGCATCAGGGTGGAGGCGAATACGCCATCGGTGGCGAGAATGCTGACACGGCGCAAGGCTGCGCGCGGCGGTGTGATAACCATGGGTATTTATTCTTATTCAAGGCTAAGTGGTCATGCGGCGGCTGGATCGTCTTATTTTTTGGCGCTTGTGTCCAGTGCGACCAAGCGGTTGCTTGGCTAAAGTCGAGGCCATGCTTTTTGTCCGCCTCAGACACAGGTAGTGCCATGATCCCCAGAACGATATTCAGCTCCGACCATGAACTGTTTCGCGACAGCGTGCGCAAGTTTCTCGAGCAGGAGGCCGTTCCCTATCACCACCAGTGGGAAAAGGACGGCCATGTCGACCGCGCGCTTTGGAACAAGGCAGGCGAGGCCGGCATGCTCTGCTCGCATATTCCTGAAGAGTACGGCGGTATGGCGGCCGACTTCCTCTACAGCACCGTGGTGATCGAGGAAATCGGGCGTCTGGGCCTGACCGGCATCGGCTTCTCCCTGCATTCGGATATCGTCGCGCCCTACATCCTCCATTACGGCAGCGAAGCGCAGAAGCAGCATTACCTGCCCAAGCTGGTGAGCGGCGAGATGGTCACCGCCATCGCCATGACCGAACCGGGCGCCGGCTCCGACTTGCAGGGCGTGAAGACCACCGCCGTGCTCGACGGCGACGAGTACGTGATCAACGGCTCGAAGACTTTCATCACCAACGGCTGGCTGGCTGATCTGGTGATCGTCGTGGCCAAGACTGATCCCAAGGCCGGTGCCAAGGGCACCAGTCTGTTCCTGGTCGAGGCCAACACGCCCGGGTTCTCCAAGGGCAAGCGCCTGGAGAAGGTCGGCATGAAGGCGCAGGACACCTCCGAGCTGTTCTTCCAGGATGTGCGCGTGCCCAAGGAAAATCTGCTGGGCCAGCCGGGCATGGGCTTCGCCTATTTGATGCAGGAATTACCTCAGGAGCGCCTGACCGTCGGCATTGGCGCCCTGGCGTCGGCCGAAGCGGCGCTGCAATGGACGCTCGACTACACCCGCGAGCGCAAGGCGTTCGGTAAGTCGGTGTCGGACTTCCAGAATACGCGTTTCAAGCTGGCCGAGATGGCCACCGAGATACAGGTGGGGCGCGTTTTCGTCGATCGCTGCCTGGAGCTGCATCTGCAGCGCAAGCTGGACGTGCCCACAGCCGCGATGCTCAAGTATTGGGGTACCGACCTGCAGTGTAAGGTGCTCGACGAATGCGTGCAGTTGCACGGCGGTTACGGCTTCATGTGGGAATATCCGGTGGCGCGGGCCTGGGCCGATGCGCGAGTGCAGCGAATCTACGCCGGCACCAACGAGATCATGAAGGAGATCATCGCTCGCTCCCTGGTCTGAGGGCGGCTGATGCCAAGAAAAAGCCCGGCAATGCCGGGCTTTTTCGTTGCGCGCTGAATCAGGGCGCTGGGTTGGGCTGCGCCTTGTGGATCGCCTCGATACCGGCAAGCACCTCCTCGGAGAGCTTCAGCTCGGCGCTGGCCAGGTTGCTGTCCAGTTGCTCCAGGCTGGTAGCGCCGATGATGTTGCTGGTCACGAAGGGCTGCGCGGTAACGAAGGCCAAGGCCATCTGTGCCGGATCCAGGCCATGCTCACGGGCCAGGGCGACGTAGCGCGAACAGGCTGCTTCCGACTGCGGGTTGGTGTAGCGAGCGAAGCGGCTGAACAGGCTGATGCGTGTGCCTTGCGGGCGGGCGCCGCCTTCGTACTTGCCGCTGAGCATGCCGAACGCCAGGGGCGAATAGGCCAGCAGGCCGCACTGTTCGCGAATCGCCACTTCCGCCAGGCCTACTTCGAAGCTGCGGTTGAGCAGGTTGTAGGGGTTCTGGATCGAGACTGCACGCGGCCAGCCACGTTGTTCGGCCAGTTGCAGGAATTTCATTGTCCCCCATGGCGTCTCATTGGACAGGCCGATATGGCGGATCTTGCCGGCTTTCACCTGCTCGTCGAGTACTTCCAGGGTTTCTTCCAGCGGCGTGAAATCGACGTCCTGGTGGCGATAGCCGAGCTGGCCGAAGAAGTTGGTCGGGCGCTCCGGCCAGTGCAGTTGGTACAGGTCGATCCAGTCGGTCTGTAGGCGTTTCAGGCTGGCGTCCAGCGCGGCGACGATGTGCGCACGGTTGAACTTCAACTGGCCGTCACGGATATGGCTGATGCCATTGCCGGGGCCGGCGATCTTGCTGGCCAGAATCCAGTCGGCGCGGTCACCGTGCTGCTTGAAGTAGTTGCCGATGATCTGTTCGGTCTTGCTGTAGGTCTCGGCGCGCGGTGGCACCGGATACATCTCGGCGGTATCGATGAAGTTGACGCCGCCGGCCTTGGCTCGCTCGATCTGGGCAAAGCCTTCGGCTTCGCTGTTCTGCTCGCCCCAGGTCATGCTGCCCAGGCACAGGGCGCTGACATCGAGATCGGTTCGGCCTAGCTTGCGGTATTCCATGAGGTGTTCCCTTGGCAAAAGAGCCATACAAGCAGGTTGAAATTTTTTTCGCAATCAGGATAATCCGCCACCTCTTTCTGCGGTGGAAGTGATGCGCCGCCTGCCGAAGAATCTTGCCGTATTGTGGACGCGCTGACCCGAGCCCCCGATAGCGTCCGTATGCGGCTGCCTTTGACTTGTCAAAGTACGCACTATTCAGTAAGATCCGCCGTCTATTTTTGCTGGGCGGCCCCTGAGGCTATAAAGAATGAAAACTTTTACTGCTAAACCGGAAACAGTAAAACGCGACTGGTTCGTCGTTGATGCTGCTGGCAAGACCCTGGGTCGTCTGGCCACCGAAATCGCGAGCCGTCTGCGTGGCAAGCACAAGCCTGAGTACACTCCTCACGTTGACACTGGCGACTACATCGTCGTGATCAATGCCGAGCAGGTACGTGTGACTGGTGCCAAGACCAGCGACAAAATGTACTACTCCCACTCCGGCTTCCCGGGCGGCATCAAAGAGATCAACTTCGAGAAGCTGATCGCTCGTGCTCCTGAGCGCGTGATCGAGACTGCGGTCAAAGGCATGCTGCCGAAGAACCCGCTGGGTCGCGACATGTATCGTAAGCTGAAGGTGTACAAGGGTGCAGTTCACCCGCACACCGCTCAGCAGCCCCAAGAACTGAAGATTTAACGGAATAGTTCATTATGTCGGCGACTCAAAATTACGGCACTGGCCGTCGCAAGACCGCAACCGCGCGCGTTTTCCTGCGTCCGGGTACTGGTAACATCTCGATCAACAACCGCGCCCTGGATACCTTCTTCGGTCGTGAAACCGCTCGCATGGTCGTGCGTCAGCCGCTGGAGCTGACCGAGACTGTTGAGAAGTTCGACATCTTCGTCACCGTTGCTGGTGGTGGTGTCAGCGGTCAGGCCGGTGCGATCCGTCACGGTATCACCCGCGCTCTGATCGAGTACGACGAGACCCTGCGCAGCCCGCTGCGTAAAGCTGGTTACGTCACTCGTGATGCCCGTGAAGTTGAGCGTAAGAAAGTCGGTCTGCGTAAAGCGCGTAAGCGTCCGCAGTACTCGAAGCGTTAATCGCGTCTACGCTTGCACAAGCGCCCAGTTTCCTTACGGAGCTGGGCGTTTTTTATGGGCGTGGCGAAATGATGCGACAACGTGCCGCATGCGCGCAGGCCGCGCGCGACAAGGCTTTCGTCAGTCTCTTGGCGGGTAATTACCTTGTCAGAAAAGGGGCTTTTCTTTACCATTTGGCGAATTTTTTGCGCGGCCCGATTTTTACTTAGTAGAGGCCTGAACAACAGGCCACAAAGCTGATGGGAGACGACTGAATGAGCAATGACGGCGTGAATGCAGGCCGGCGTCGCTTCCTGGTTGCAGCCACCTCCGTGGTGGGTGCAGCAGGAGCGGTAGGTGCTGCGACTCCGTTCGTGGGGTCATGGTTCCCCAGTGCCAAGGCCAAGGCGGCCGGTGCACCGGTGAAGGTGAACGTCAGCAAGATCGAGGCGGGTCAGCAGATGGTTGCTGAGTGGCGCGGTCAGCCGGTGTTCATCGTGCGCCGTACCGAGGAGATCCTGGCTAACCTGACCAAGATCGAAGGCAGCGTAGCTGACCCCGAATCCGCTGCTTCCGTGCAGCCGGAGTACGTCGACAAGAAAACTCGCTCGATCAAACCCGAGCTGCTGGTGCTGGTCGGTCTGTGCACCCACCTGGGTTGCTCGCCGTCCTTCCGCCCGGAAGTGGCTCCGGCCGATCTGGGTGCCGAGTGGGTCGGCGGTTACTTCTGCCCTTGTCATGGTTCTCGTTACGACCTCGCTGGGCGTGTCTACAAGGCGCAGCCGGCTCCGCTGAACCTGCCGGTGCCGCCCTACAGCTACGAGACGGATGATGTGATCATCATCGGTGTGGACCAGGAGAAGGCCTGATGAGCAAATTCATGGAATGGGTGGATGCGCGCTTCCCTGCCACCAAGATGTGGGAAGACCATCTCTCCAAATACTACGCACCGAAGAATTTCAACTTCTTCTACTTCTTTGGCTCGCTGGCGCTGCTGGTGCTGGTCAACCAGATCGTTACCGGTATCTGGCTGACCATGAGCTTCACTCCGTCCGCCGAGGAAGCCTTCGCCTCCGTCGAATACATCATGCGTGATGTCGAGTACGGCTGGATCCTGCGCTACCTGCACTCCACCGGCGCTTCGGCGTTCTTCGTGGTGGTCTACCTGCACATGTTCCGCGGTCTGCTCTACGGCTCGTACCAGAAGCCGCGCGAGCTGGTGTGGATCTTCGGCATGCTGATCTACCTGGTGCTGATGGCCGAGGCCTTCATGGGCTACCTGCTGCCTTGGGGCCAGATGTCCTACTGGGGTGCCCAGGTGATCATCTCGCTGTTCGGTGCCATCCCGGTGATCGGCGATGACCTGACCCAGTGGATCCGTGGTGACTACCTGATCTCCGGCATCACCCTGAACCGCTTCTTCGCCCTGCACGTGATCGCGCTGCCTATCGTGCTGCTCGGCCTGGTCGTGCTGCACATTCTGGCGCTGCACGAAGTCGGTTCGAACAACCCTGATGGCGTCGACATCAAGAAGTTCAAGGACGAGAACGGTGTGCCGCTCGACGGGATCGCGTTCCACCCTTACTACACCGTGAAAGACATCGTCGGCGTTGTAGTCTTCCTCTTCGTATTCTGCTTCGTGGTGTTCTTCTTCCCGGAAATGGGGGGCTACTTCCTCGAGAAGCCGAACTTCGAAGCGGCCAACCCGTTCAAGACGCCTGATCACATCGCTCCGGTTTGGTACTTCACGCCGTTCTACGCGATTCTGCGCGCAGTACCGGACAAGCTGCTCGGCGTTATCGCCATGGGCGCTGCCATCGCGGTGCTGTTCGTGCTGCCCTGGCTCGACCGTAGCCCGGTCAAGTCCATGCGTTACAAGGGTTGGCTGAGCAAGATCTGGCTGGTGGTCTTCTGCATCTCCTTCGTCATCCTCGGCGTACTGGGTGTGCTGGCTCCGACCCCGGGTCGTACCCTGCTGTCGCAGATCTGCACGTTCCTGTACTTCGCGTACTTCGTCCTGATGCCGTTCTACACCAGGATGGAGAAGACCAAACCGGTTCCGGAAAGGGTGACTGGCTGATGAAAAAGCTCTTCGCTGCATTTGTTTTCGCTGCGCTGCCTGCCCTGGCCATGGGCGCTGCCAGCAACCATCCGCTGGACAAGGTGGATATCGACCTGCGCGACAAGGCTGCCATGCAGGATGGCGCGCGTACTTTCGCCAACTACTGCATGGGCTGCCACTCGGCCCAGTATCAGCGCTACGAGCGTGTTGCCGATGACCTTGGTATCCCGCACGAAGTCATGCTGGACAATCTGGTGTTCAACGACGCCAAGATTGGTGACCACATGAAGATCGGCATGAAACCGGCCGATGCCAAGGCATGGTTCGGTGCGGCACCGCCCGATCTGACTCTGGTCGCTCGTGTGCGTGGTACCGATTGGCTGTATACCTACCTGCGTACCTTCTACGCTGACCCGACTCGCCCGCTGGGAGCCAACAACAAGGTGTTCCCGAACGTGGGTATGCCCAATGTACTGGTCAGCCTGCAGGGCAATCAGGTCATTGGTTGCAAGCAGGTTCAGGTAGTGGAAAACGGCAAGAAGCAGTTCGACCCGCTGACCGGTACGCCGATCACTCACGAGGCCTGTGACCAACTGACCGTCGAGCCGAACACCGGCAAGCTGAGCGAAGCCGAGTTCGACGAGAAGGTGAAGAACCTGGTGACCTTCCTGGCCTACTCGGCCAACCCGGTCAAGCTGGAGTCCCAGCGCATCGGTACCTACGTGCTGCTGTACCTGGCGTTCTTCTTCGTGTTCGCCTACCTGCTCAAGCGTGAGTACTGGAAGGACGTACACTAAGCCGTTCGACTTGTAACAAACCTGCGCGCCCTTATGGGCGCGCAGGTTTTTATGCCTTCCATACCTGACGGTTTCCTTGTGAGTCCGTCGCCTGCGACGTCAGAAATTGCTTACGGCAATTTTTCGTGTTTCTGGAAAATCAAAAAAGCGAGGAGGATCGCCATGGCGGTGACCAATAGGTTGACCTGCTACTCCGACCCCGCCGATCACTATTCCCATCGCGTGCGTCTGGTGCTCGCCGAGAAAGGTGTCAGCGTCGAGATCGTCGATGTCGAGCTGGGCCGTTGCCCGCCCAAGCTGGCTGAAGTGAACCCCTACGGCAGTGTGCCGACCCTGGTCGATCGCGACCTGGCGTTGTATGAATCGTCCGTGGTGATGGAATATCTGGACGAGCGTTATCCGCATCCGCCGTTATTGCCGGTCTATCCGGTGGCACGTGCCAACAGCCGCCTGCTGATGCACCGCATCCAGCGTGACTGGTGCGCGCTGGTCGACCGTATTCTCGACAAGCGCAGCAAGGAAGCCGAGCGCCAGCTGGCGCGCAAGGAGCTTCGTGAGAGCCTGACGGGCGTCTCGCCACTATTTGCTGACAAGCCGTTCTTTCTCAGTGAGGAATTGAGTCTGGTGGATTGCTGTCTGCTGCCGATTCTCTGGCGTCTACCGCTATTGGGAATCGAGCTACCGCGCCCGGCGAAGCCTTTGCTTGACTACATGGAGCGTCAGTTCGCTCGTGATACCTTTCAGGCCAGTCTTTCCGCTGCCGAGCGCGCAATGCGCTGAGACTTAGGAGGAAAATCATGAATTCCAGCCGTCCTTATCTGGTTCGTGCGCTTTACGAGTGGATAGTCGATAACGACTGCACACCGCATCTTCTGGTCAATGCCGAATACCCAGGCGTGCAGGTTCCGTCGGGCTTTGCCAGTGATGGTCAGATCGTATTGAATGCGTCGCCCAGCGCGGTTCGTCAGCTGCATATGGACAACCAGGCGGTGAGTTTCGAAGGGCGCTTTGGTGGCGTGGCTCATACGTTGTATATCCCGGTGCCAGCGATATTGGCGATCTATGCGCGTGAGAATGGGCAGGGCATGGTCTTCGACATGGAGCCGCCAGTTGCCTCTGGCCCGGAAGAGCCGGGGCCGGACGATGGTGGTCCTGATGACGGTGGCGAGCCGCCACGTCCCAGTGGCCGGCCAAGCCTCAAAGTGGTCAAGTAAGACGTGTACGAATGAAAACGGGGCGCCACTGGCGCCCCGTTTTGCTTGCTGCTCTTGAGTGATTCAGTTGGTGTACTCGAACAGTCGCACCACTTTCTGTACGCCCGATACGCTTTGCACGACGCGGGTGGAAGCGTTGGCCTCTTCACGGGTGACCAGGCCGAGCATGTAGACGATGCCGTTCTCGGTGACCACTTTGACACGTGTGCTCGGCACGCTGGCGTCACCGAGCATCTGGGTCTTGATCTTGGTGGTCAGCAGCGAGTCATTGCTGCGTGCCAGCAGCGACGCAGGTTGTTGCACTTGCAGTTCGTTGTAGACCTTTTTCACGCCTTGTACGCGGCGTGCGGTCTGAGCGGCCAGATCTTTCAGTTCGCTACGTGGCGTCTGGCCAGCGAGCAGGATCACGCCGTTGTAGCTGGTGACGACGATGCGTGACGTGGGAGTGGACAGGTCGGCATGGGCGTTGCTGATCTGCGATGCCACATCCGGGCCGAGGAACTGGTCGTCGATCTTGTTGCCGATGCTACGGCTGCCGCAGCCAGCGAGCACCAGGGAAAAGGCCAGGGCGGCAATGATCAGTGCGGAACGTTTCATTCTTCACTCCCAAACAATTGACTATCGATCAGGTCGCACAGGCAGTGGATGACCAGCAGGTGGACTTCCTGGATGCGTGCGGTGACTTTGGCTGGAACGCGGATTTCCACGTCCTCGGGTAACAGTAGCGAGGCCATGCCGCCGCCGTCGCGCCCGGTGAGGGCGACAACAGTCATCTCGCGATCATGTGCAGCTTGAATGGCCTGGATGACATTTGCCGAGTTGCCGCTGGTGGAAATTGCCAGCAGCACGTCGCCGGGTTGGCCGAGTGCTCGAATCTGCTTGGAGAAAATCTCGTTGTAGCTGTAGTCGTTGGCGATCGAGGTGATGGTCGAGCTGTCGGTGGTCAGGGCGATGGCCGGCAGGCTCGGGCGCTCGCGCTCGAAGCGGTTGAGCAGTTCTGAGGAAAAGTGCTGGGCATCGCCCGCAGAGCCACCGTTGCCGCAGGTAAGAATCTTGCCCTCGTTGAGCAGCGCTTGAACCATCACCATGCTGGCGTGCTCGATGTAGGGGCTCAGGACTTCCATGGCCTGTTGCTTGGTGTCGATGCTGGCTTGGAAGAGCTGGAGGATTCGGGATTGCATGTCCATCGGATAAACCTTGAGTGTGCGGTCTTCAGGCGTCGAAGGCGTTCTTGATCCAGTCGAGATGTGTGGCGCCGTTAGTGCTGATGGCGACCACGTCGAAGCGGCAGGGGTGGCGTGCCCAGCGAGACTGCTGCTGGAGGAAGAGCTCGGCGGCCATGATCAACTTGCCACGCTTGCGCGCATCGACACTCTCCAGGGCGCCGCCCCAGGCGCTGTGACGGCGGGCGCGGACTTCGACGAATACTACTGTATCGCCATCAAGCATGACCAGATCGAGCTCGCCTTGGCGACATCTCCAGTTCTGTTCGATCAGGCGCAAGCCGTTCCGTTCCAGGTGCTGACGTGCCGCCTGCTCGGCGGCACGGCCCAGATCGTTATGGCTGCTCAATTGATACTGTCGGGGAGTCGCTGAACCTGACCGCCACGGAACTCGGCCCAGGGCAGTTGGCGCTCGATACGTTGCGCCGGGTTCAGGCTGAGGCTGCCGGACAGGCCGTCGATACGTGACTCCGGCAGTGCCTTGAGTTGACCCAGGCGTGGTGCCAGGCGATAGGCGTCGACGCCCATGGCATAGAGGCGGCCGAGGCTGCCACCGGCTTGTGGCCACTGGTTGCTGACTTCCTGGCGCAGTGGTGCGTGGGCGTCCAGCAGCCATGGGGTTTCGCAGAAGCGGATGCCTTCCAGATCCTGGTACTGGGCCTGGCTGTGGGCGCCAGTGAACAGGTGTGAGGTGGCATACACCGGTACGTCGCCCGCGTACTGGAAGGCCAGGGTTGGCTTGATCTGCTGCGCCTGTTGTGGGGTTGCTGCAAGGAAGATGAAATCGACGTCCTGGCGACGTGCGGGCTGCGCATCCAGGCTGGTGCCCAGGGTGTTCTGCAGGCGGCGGGCGCGTGCTTCGCTCTCGCGTAGCTGGAACAGGTCGGCGATCTGTCGGGCCAGTTCTACAGGTTGGTCGACGTGCTCGGCGGCGATCAGGGTGCCGCCCTGGGCTTGCCAGCTCTGACGGAACGCATCGAGTACGCGGTCGCCCCATTCGCCGCGAGGTACCAGAGCCACGGCGCGGCGCATACCGTCGTTCCAGGCGCGACGAGCGACTTCGCGGGCTTCGTCTTCGGCGGCTAGGCCGAACTGGAATAGCTGCGCGGGGCCTTCCTGGCCGGAGTCGCTGTAGTTCAGTGCCAGGGTGGTGATAGGCAGTTGTTCACGGTCACTCAGCTGTTTGACCAGTGGTTTCTCCAGTGGGCCAACCACCAGCTGCACGCCGTCGGCCTGTGCCTGTTGGTAGAAGGCGTCCAGCGAGCCGATGCGGGCACTGTCGTAGAGTTTGATGTCCGGCGGGTTTTGACCGGCCTGCTGCGCTTCGTAATGGGCGGCGAGGAAACCGTCACGCAGGGCGCGTGCGACGCTGGCCAGTTGGCCTTCCTGGGGCAGCAGCAGGGCGATGCGGGTCAGTGGTTGGCTGGCCAGTTCACGCAGTTTGCTCAGTGCCTCTGGCAGTTGTTCGGCTGCCGGGTGCTGCGGATTTTGGGCGACCCACTGGTCGATGGCGGCTTGCTGCTGTTCCAGTGTGGCGCCACTTTTGGTGGCGCGAGCCAGTTCCAGCCAGCCAGCCAGGTCGCTATCGGCACCTGCGGATGTCTGGGGCGGCAGGTTGGAAACCAATTCCCAGATGCTTTCATGGTTGTCATGAGCGGCTTGGCCGCTCAGCAGTGGGGCAATGAACACGCGTTCGCGGGCAGCGGCCAGGGTCTGGCCATCGGCTTCCAGCGCGCGGGCGCGAACCAGCTGGGTGCGAACCTGTTGCTCGACTGGCAGCTCGCCCAGGCGTTCCAGGCTCGGGTGCAGCAGTGCTTTCAGGGCGCTCTTGGGCTGCTTGCGCTGCATGGCCAGTTCGGCCTTCAGCGTACTGGCGAAGATCTGTTGTGCGGGTTGCAGGCTGGCGATATCGATCTGCTCCAGAATGCGTGCGGCGCGCGCAACGTCTTTCTGCTGGTAAGCCTGGTCGGCAGCGGACAGGCGCAGTAGGGCGGCTTGCTCCGGCTTGCTGGCGTCGGCTTGCTGGAGCATCTGCTCGATGCTGGCTTGTGGGGTGCGCGGCAACTGGCCCAGGCTATTGGAGGGCGAGTTGGCGCAGGCGGCGAGCAGGCCTGCCAGAACGAGAGCAGAAAGAGGGCGCAGGCTAGCGATCATCGGGTCATCCTGATACTTGAGCAAAACGAGCGGCGATTGTACCCAAGGGTCGAGATCCATGCGATGCCGCCGGGACTTAACCGGCTAGAATGAGCGGTCTTTCAATTAACGAGGTGTTTCTTGTGACTCAGCCCGCTGTCGCCAGTGTTCAGCCCGGCACCTTATATGTGGTCGCCACGCCAATCGGCAATCTGGACGATATCAGTGCACGGGCGCTGCGGATTCTGCGAGATGTGGCGCTGATCGCTGCCGAAGATACCCGGCACTCCGCCCGCTTGATGCAGCATTTCGGCATTGCGACGCCCTTGGTTGCCTGTCATGAACATAATGAGCGTGAGCAGGGCGGACGTTTCATTGCCCGGCTGGAGGCTGGCGAGGATGTGGCGTTGATCTCCGATGCGGGGACGCCGCTGATTTCCGACCCGGGCTTTCATCTGGTGCGCCAGGTGCGTGCGGCGGGTTTCCCGGTGGTGCCTGTGCCCGGTGCCTGCGCATTGATCGCTGCGCTTTCTGCTGCCGGTCTGCCATCGGATCGTTTTATCTTCGAAGGTTTTCTGCCAGCCAAGGCGGCTGGACGTCGATCGCGGCTGGAGCAGGTACGTGAAGAGCCGCGAACGCTGATCTTCTACGAGGCGCCGCATCGCATTCTCGAATGCCTGGAGGATATGCGCGCGGTTTTCGGAGGTGAGCGGCAGGCCTTGCTTGCCCGCGAACTGACCAAGACTTTCGAGACGCTGAAGGGATTGCCACTGGATGAATTGTGCGCCTGGGTTGCCGCTGACAGTAATCAGCAGCGGGGCGAGTGCGTGGTGCTGGTGGCTGGTTGGCAGGCGCCGGAAGGTGATGAAGCGGTGAGCGCCGAGGCGTTGCGCGTGCTTGACCTGCTGCTGGCGGAAATGCCACTCAAGCGCGCAGCCGCGCTGGCGGCGGAGATCACCGGGGTGCGCAAGAATGTGCTCTATCAGGTCGCGTTGGAGCGCAAGGGTTAGGTGTAAGCCGTCGGTCTAGCTTGCAGCTTGCCATCACCCCCGGTACCCTTGCTGGCGGAGAGTCGATCGGGCAGTCGCTGCCTCGTTTCGTTCCGCGAAGCGGGGGGGAGGAAAGTCCGGGCTCCATAGGGCGGAGTGCCAGGTAACGCCTGGGAGGCGTGAGCCTACGGAAAGTGCCACAGAAAATAACCGCCTAAGCGCTTCGGCGCCGGTAAGGGTGAAAAGGTGCGGTAAGAGCGCACCGCACGGCTGGCAACAGTCCGTGGCTAGGTAAACCCCACTCGGAGCAAGACCAAATAGGGTTCCATTGGCGTGGCCCGCGCTGGAACCGGGTAGGTTGCTAAAGACGTGCAGTGATGTACGTCGTAGAGGAATGGCTGTCCTCGACAGAACCCGGCTTACAGATCGACTCTCCACCTTTCTTCTCCTCGTTGCGCGCTTCTAAACCCCCGCCCGTCTGATACCGAAAAATTCTTACTCTTAAGAAACTACTTTAAGTTTGATTTTCAGCTCGCTGGAATGGCTGGATTTTGCGTGTCGTTTTCCCGTCCCAGCATCGTTTTTCTCCTCGCTTTTGTTCGCTAAATCTCCGTCCTGTAAGGATTTTTCCCTTCTGACGCGCCTTGACGGTGGGGCGTACGCGTTCCTATAGTGTGCGCGAGTGGTAAAAAGTGGCATGAAGTGGGTTTTTATGGGCATGGAAAGCTAATTACAGGGGAAGCGCAGCCGTGTTTCGCGGAGCTAACGCCATCAGTCTCGACGCCAAAGGGCGCCTCGCGATGCCGAGTCGGTATCGTGACGAGCTCGTTTCGCGTTGTGCAGGCCAGCTCATCGTCACCATTGATGCTGTCGACCCCTGTCTCTGTGTCTATCCGTTGGCCGAATGGGAGCTGATCGAGAACAAGCTGCGCGAGCTGGCTTCCTTTCGTGAAGAGAACCGTCGCCTGCAGCGTTTGTTGATCGGTAATGCCGTCGATCTAGAGCTCGATGCCAGTGGCCGCTTCCTGGTGCCGCCGCGTCTGCGCGAGTACGCCAAGCTGGACAAGCGCG
Protein-coding regions in this window:
- a CDS encoding cytochrome c1 is translated as MKKLFAAFVFAALPALAMGAASNHPLDKVDIDLRDKAAMQDGARTFANYCMGCHSAQYQRYERVADDLGIPHEVMLDNLVFNDAKIGDHMKIGMKPADAKAWFGAAPPDLTLVARVRGTDWLYTYLRTFYADPTRPLGANNKVFPNVGMPNVLVSLQGNQVIGCKQVQVVENGKKQFDPLTGTPITHEACDQLTVEPNTGKLSEAEFDEKVKNLVTFLAYSANPVKLESQRIGTYVLLYLAFFFVFAYLLKREYWKDVH
- a CDS encoding glutathione S-transferase N-terminal domain-containing protein yields the protein MAVTNRLTCYSDPADHYSHRVRLVLAEKGVSVEIVDVELGRCPPKLAEVNPYGSVPTLVDRDLALYESSVVMEYLDERYPHPPLLPVYPVARANSRLLMHRIQRDWCALVDRILDKRSKEAERQLARKELRESLTGVSPLFADKPFFLSEELSLVDCCLLPILWRLPLLGIELPRPAKPLLDYMERQFARDTFQASLSAAERAMR
- a CDS encoding ClpXP protease specificity-enhancing factor; this translates as MNSSRPYLVRALYEWIVDNDCTPHLLVNAEYPGVQVPSGFASDGQIVLNASPSAVRQLHMDNQAVSFEGRFGGVAHTLYIPVPAILAIYARENGQGMVFDMEPPVASGPEEPGPDDGGPDDGGEPPRPSGRPSLKVVK
- a CDS encoding BON domain-containing protein; translation: MKRSALIIAALAFSLVLAGCGSRSIGNKIDDQFLGPDVASQISNAHADLSTPTSRIVVTSYNGVILLAGQTPRSELKDLAAQTARRVQGVKKVYNELQVQQPASLLARSNDSLLTTKIKTQMLGDASVPSTRVKVVTENGIVYMLGLVTREEANASTRVVQSVSGVQKVVRLFEYTN
- a CDS encoding phosphoheptose isomerase, producing the protein MDMQSRILQLFQASIDTKQQAMEVLSPYIEHASMVMVQALLNEGKILTCGNGGSAGDAQHFSSELLNRFERERPSLPAIALTTDSSTITSIANDYSYNEIFSKQIRALGQPGDVLLAISTSGNSANVIQAIQAAHDREMTVVALTGRDGGGMASLLLPEDVEIRVPAKVTARIQEVHLLVIHCLCDLIDSQLFGSEE
- a CDS encoding YraN family protein, which encodes MSSHNDLGRAAEQAARQHLERNGLRLIEQNWRCRQGELDLVMLDGDTVVFVEVRARRHSAWGGALESVDARKRGKLIMAAELFLQQQSRWARHPCRFDVVAISTNGATHLDWIKNAFDA
- a CDS encoding penicillin-binding protein activator, with the translated sequence MIASLRPLSALVLAGLLAACANSPSNSLGQLPRTPQASIEQMLQQADASKPEQAALLRLSAADQAYQQKDVARAARILEQIDIASLQPAQQIFASTLKAELAMQRKQPKSALKALLHPSLERLGELPVEQQVRTQLVRARALEADGQTLAAARERVFIAPLLSGQAAHDNHESIWELVSNLPPQTSAGADSDLAGWLELARATKSGATLEQQQAAIDQWVAQNPQHPAAEQLPEALSKLRELASQPLTRIALLLPQEGQLASVARALRDGFLAAHYEAQQAGQNPPDIKLYDSARIGSLDAFYQQAQADGVQLVVGPLEKPLVKQLSDREQLPITTLALNYSDSGQEGPAQLFQFGLAAEDEAREVARRAWNDGMRRAVALVPRGEWGDRVLDAFRQSWQAQGGTLIAAEHVDQPVELARQIADLFQLRESEARARRLQNTLGTSLDAQPARRQDVDFIFLAATPQQAQQIKPTLAFQYAGDVPVYATSHLFTGAHSQAQYQDLEGIRFCETPWLLDAHAPLRQEVSNQWPQAGGSLGRLYAMGVDAYRLAPRLGQLKALPESRIDGLSGSLSLNPAQRIERQLPWAEFRGGQVQRLPDSIN
- the rsmI gene encoding 16S rRNA (cytidine(1402)-2'-O)-methyltransferase, producing MSGLSINEVFLVTQPAVASVQPGTLYVVATPIGNLDDISARALRILRDVALIAAEDTRHSARLMQHFGIATPLVACHEHNEREQGGRFIARLEAGEDVALISDAGTPLISDPGFHLVRQVRAAGFPVVPVPGACALIAALSAAGLPSDRFIFEGFLPAKAAGRRSRLEQVREEPRTLIFYEAPHRILECLEDMRAVFGGERQALLARELTKTFETLKGLPLDELCAWVAADSNQQRGECVVLVAGWQAPEGDEAVSAEALRVLDLLLAEMPLKRAAALAAEITGVRKNVLYQVALERKG